Proteins encoded by one window of Micromonospora coxensis:
- the erpA gene encoding iron-sulfur cluster insertion protein ErpA encodes MTTPAQTESTEAQAPTSVVLTDVAAQKVKALIEQEGRDDLRLRVAVQPGGCSGLRYQLFFDERSLDGDVVSDFDGVEVVVDRMSAPYLAGATIDFADRIDAQGFTIDNPNAGNSCACGDSFS; translated from the coding sequence GTGACCACGCCAGCGCAGACCGAGTCGACCGAGGCCCAGGCCCCTACTTCCGTCGTCCTCACCGACGTCGCGGCGCAGAAGGTCAAGGCCCTGATCGAGCAGGAGGGCCGCGACGACCTGCGGCTCCGTGTCGCGGTGCAGCCCGGTGGCTGCTCCGGCCTGCGGTACCAGCTCTTCTTCGACGAGCGTTCGCTCGACGGTGACGTCGTCTCCGACTTCGACGGTGTCGAGGTCGTCGTCGACCGGATGAGCGCCCCCTACCTGGCCGGGGCGACCATCGACTTCGCCGACCGCATCGACGCCCAGGGCTTCACCATCGACAACCCGAACGCGGGCAACTCCTGCGCCTGCGGCGACTCGTTCAGCTGA
- a CDS encoding sulfurtransferase TusA family protein has protein sequence MTGPTEVLDCRGQRCPLPVIALARRLPELPVGAVLRVLADDPAAAVDIPAWCRMRDQDFVGAHPDPPGYDVRRRH, from the coding sequence GTGACCGGGCCGACCGAGGTGCTCGACTGCCGGGGTCAGCGCTGCCCGCTGCCGGTCATCGCGCTGGCCCGCCGGCTGCCGGAGCTGCCCGTCGGCGCGGTCCTGCGGGTCCTCGCCGACGACCCGGCCGCCGCCGTCGACATCCCCGCCTGGTGCCGCATGCGTGACCAGGACTTCGTCGGCGCCCACCCCGACCCCCCGGGCTACGACGTCCGCCGCCGCCACTGA
- a CDS encoding cysteine desulfurase family protein — protein sequence MTSSPVYLDAATAAPLHPVARQALLAALDDGWADPGKLYTQARRARQLLDAAREATAATLGVRADELSFTPSGTTAAHSAVLGGLAGRRRAGAVLAHSAIEHSAVLHAAERHVAGGGAATVVPVDRLGRLDLTAWADAVRAPGVALAALIAASHEVGTVQPVAAAAELCAEAGVPLYVDAAQVLGRTAVPQGWSVLSASAHKWGGPPGVGLLVVRKGTRWESPWPADERESGRTPGVLNLPAVVAAAASLRAAAADAAAEAARLAPLVDRIRERVAAQVPDVEVVGDPVERLPHLVTFSCLYVDGEVLLHALDRRGFAVSSGSSCTSSTLRPSHVLEAMGVLSHGNVRVSLHRETTEADVERFLAELPGIVADLRAEAGVVGL from the coding sequence GTGACTTCCTCCCCGGTCTACCTGGACGCGGCCACCGCCGCGCCGCTGCACCCGGTCGCCCGGCAGGCGCTGCTGGCCGCCCTCGACGACGGCTGGGCCGACCCCGGCAAGCTGTACACGCAGGCCCGACGGGCCCGCCAGCTCCTCGACGCCGCCCGCGAGGCCACCGCGGCCACCCTCGGCGTCCGCGCCGACGAACTCTCCTTCACCCCCAGCGGTACGACGGCCGCGCACTCCGCGGTGCTCGGCGGCCTGGCCGGGCGGCGGCGGGCCGGGGCGGTCCTGGCGCACTCCGCGATCGAGCACTCGGCGGTGCTGCACGCCGCCGAGCGGCACGTGGCCGGCGGCGGGGCGGCGACCGTGGTGCCGGTGGACCGGCTCGGCCGACTCGACCTCACCGCCTGGGCCGACGCGGTCCGCGCCCCGGGGGTGGCGCTCGCCGCGCTGATCGCGGCCAGCCACGAGGTGGGCACCGTCCAGCCGGTCGCGGCGGCGGCGGAACTCTGCGCCGAGGCCGGCGTCCCGCTGTACGTGGACGCGGCCCAGGTGCTCGGGCGCACGGCGGTGCCGCAGGGCTGGTCGGTGCTGAGCGCCAGCGCGCACAAGTGGGGCGGCCCACCCGGCGTCGGGCTGCTGGTGGTGCGCAAGGGCACCCGCTGGGAGTCGCCGTGGCCGGCCGACGAGCGGGAGTCGGGGCGTACCCCGGGGGTGTTGAACCTGCCGGCGGTCGTGGCGGCGGCGGCGAGCCTGCGCGCGGCGGCGGCCGACGCGGCGGCCGAGGCGGCCCGGCTGGCGCCGCTGGTGGACCGGATCCGCGAGCGGGTGGCGGCTCAGGTGCCGGACGTGGAGGTGGTCGGCGACCCGGTGGAGCGCCTCCCGCACCTGGTCACCTTCTCCTGTCTGTACGTCGACGGCGAGGTGCTGCTGCACGCGCTGGACCGGCGCGGTTTCGCGGTCTCCTCCGGTTCGTCCTGCACCTCCTCGACGCTGCGTCCGTCGCACGTGCTGGAGGCGATGGGGGTGCTCTCGCACGGCAACGTCCGGGTGTCGCTGCACCGGGAGACGACCGAGGCGGACGTCGAGCGGTTCCTGGCCGAGCTGCCCGGCATCGTCGCCGACCTGCGCGCCGAGGCCGGGGTGGTGGGGCTGTGA
- a CDS encoding carbohydrate kinase family protein: MKIAVTGSIATDHLMSFPGRFADQFIADQLHKVSLSFLVDDLVLRRGGVAANIAFGMAQLGLRPILLGAVGADFADYRSWLERHGVDCDSVHVSEVAHTARFVCTTDTDMCQIASFYAGAMSEARNIELSPVAQRVGGLDLVLVGANDPEAMIRHSAECRERGYAFVADPSQQLARMEGEDVLGLIDGAEYLMTNDYEKSLLQSKAGLSDAQLLDRVKVRVTTLGKDGAEIAGRDFDTIHVPIAREIQAVDPTGVGDGFRAGFFTALSWGLGLERAAQVGSLLATLVLETVGTQEYEVRRDLFVKRLAESYGDDAAEDVRPHLLP, translated from the coding sequence ATGAAGATCGCCGTGACCGGCTCGATCGCGACCGACCACCTGATGAGCTTCCCCGGTCGCTTCGCCGACCAGTTCATCGCCGACCAGCTGCACAAGGTGTCGCTGTCGTTCCTCGTGGACGACCTGGTGCTGCGCCGCGGCGGGGTCGCGGCCAACATCGCCTTCGGCATGGCGCAGCTCGGGCTGCGCCCGATCCTGCTCGGCGCGGTCGGCGCCGACTTCGCCGACTACCGCTCCTGGCTGGAGCGGCACGGCGTGGACTGTGACTCCGTGCACGTCAGCGAGGTGGCGCACACCGCCCGCTTCGTCTGCACCACCGACACCGACATGTGCCAGATCGCCAGCTTCTACGCCGGGGCGATGAGCGAGGCCCGCAACATCGAGCTGTCCCCGGTGGCGCAGCGGGTCGGCGGCCTCGACCTGGTGCTGGTCGGCGCGAACGACCCCGAGGCGATGATCCGCCACTCCGCCGAGTGCCGGGAGCGCGGCTACGCCTTCGTCGCCGACCCGTCCCAGCAGCTCGCCCGGATGGAGGGCGAGGACGTGCTCGGCCTGATCGACGGCGCCGAGTACCTGATGACCAACGACTACGAGAAGTCGCTGCTGCAGAGCAAGGCCGGCCTCTCCGACGCCCAGCTGCTGGACCGGGTCAAGGTCCGGGTCACCACGCTGGGCAAGGACGGCGCGGAGATCGCCGGCCGGGACTTCGACACCATCCACGTGCCGATCGCCCGGGAGATCCAGGCCGTCGACCCGACCGGCGTCGGCGACGGCTTCCGGGCCGGCTTCTTCACCGCCCTGTCCTGGGGCCTGGGGCTGGAGCGCGCCGCCCAGGTCGGCTCGCTGCTGGCCACCCTGGTGCTGGAGACCGTCGGCACCCAGGAGTACGAGGTGCGCCGCGACCTGTTCGTCAAGCGTCTGGCCGAGTCGTACGGCGACGACGCCGCCGAGGACGTGCGGCCGCACCTGCTGCCGTGA
- a CDS encoding AAA family ATPase encodes MSTAPATDGRVLVAFAGLPGVGKSTLAGRVGAALGAPVLPVDPVERALARYGLVGDVPGMAAYAAVAGLAEVQLGLGLSVVVDAVNPVASARGLWHDLAERTGVPLRMIEVHCGDEAEHRRRVEARLPAEPDPFTPTWEQTLTRRAGYQPIIGPRLVVDTTVDLDPLPAILSYLR; translated from the coding sequence GTGAGCACCGCGCCCGCCACCGACGGTCGGGTGCTGGTCGCGTTCGCCGGCCTGCCGGGCGTGGGGAAGAGCACCCTCGCCGGGCGGGTCGGCGCGGCGCTGGGCGCCCCGGTGCTGCCGGTGGACCCGGTCGAGCGGGCGCTGGCCCGGTACGGCCTGGTCGGTGACGTGCCGGGCATGGCCGCGTACGCCGCGGTGGCCGGGCTGGCCGAGGTGCAGCTCGGCCTCGGCCTGAGCGTGGTGGTGGACGCGGTCAACCCGGTGGCGAGCGCCCGGGGGCTCTGGCACGACCTGGCCGAGCGGACCGGGGTGCCGCTGCGGATGATCGAGGTGCACTGCGGGGACGAGGCGGAGCACCGCCGCCGCGTCGAGGCCCGGCTCCCCGCCGAGCCCGACCCCTTCACCCCCACCTGGGAGCAGACCCTGACCCGCCGCGCCGGGTACCAACCGATCATCGGCCCCCGCCTGGTCGTCGACACCACCGTCGACCTCGACCCCCTGCCCGCCATCCTCAGCTACCTGCGCTGA